The Solibacillus sp. FSL W7-1464 genome contains a region encoding:
- a CDS encoding response regulator, with protein MSKRILIVDDAAFMRMMIKDILTKNGFEVVGEAADGIQAVEKYNELRPDLVTMDITMPEMDGIAALKEIKGTDPSAVVIMCSAMGQQAMVIDAIQAGAKDFIVKPFQADRVIEAIQKALG; from the coding sequence ATGTCTAAAAGGATTTTAATTGTTGACGATGCAGCTTTCATGCGCATGATGATCAAGGATATTTTAACGAAGAATGGTTTTGAAGTAGTAGGAGAAGCAGCTGACGGAATTCAAGCGGTTGAAAAGTACAATGAATTACGTCCTGATTTAGTAACAATGGATATTACAATGCCTGAAATGGACGGTATTGCAGCATTAAAAGAAATTAAAGGCACGGATCCAAGTGCGGTAGTTATTATGTGTTCAGCGATGGGCCAACAAGCTATGGTAATCGATGCGATTCAAGCAGGTGCAAAAGACTTTATCGTAAAGCCTTTCCAAGCAGATCGCGTAATCGAAGCGATTCAAAAAGCTTTAGGTTGA
- a CDS encoding flagellar biosynthetic protein FliO, with the protein MKAKKSFRFWLAVGIVLMTALFTPISNGTFAMVSNVYENCNENPEVCSEEKISDENTPDADEEQTDSASVSIGFWEYLKVLIALIFVIGLLLFILKYLNKRNFNYQQNAVIKNIGGLSVGQQKSVQLLLIGKRVYVVGVGDNIQLLKEIDSEEEIDHLLNQIESKQSMVNTSPYIAQLFNKFSQKKRPQDISESPKFNDLFNEKIGKIKQQRSDELERWKEQERDDR; encoded by the coding sequence ATGAAAGCAAAAAAATCATTTCGATTTTGGCTCGCTGTTGGAATTGTATTGATGACGGCATTATTTACACCAATCTCAAATGGAACTTTTGCGATGGTAAGTAACGTATACGAAAACTGTAATGAAAACCCTGAAGTATGTTCAGAAGAAAAAATTTCAGATGAGAATACTCCGGATGCCGACGAAGAACAAACTGACTCGGCATCCGTTAGTATTGGATTTTGGGAATATCTGAAAGTTTTAATAGCACTTATCTTCGTCATAGGGCTATTATTGTTCATTTTAAAGTATTTAAACAAGCGTAACTTCAACTATCAACAAAATGCCGTAATCAAAAATATCGGTGGCTTGTCTGTAGGACAGCAAAAGTCTGTACAATTATTACTAATTGGTAAACGAGTTTATGTAGTTGGTGTCGGCGATAACATTCAGCTTCTGAAGGAAATCGATTCCGAAGAAGAAATCGACCATTTACTGAATCAAATTGAATCCAAACAGAGCATGGTGAATACTTCGCCATATATAGCACAATTATTTAATAAGTTTTCACAAAAAAAACGCCCGCAGGATATTTCGGAAAGCCCTAAATTTAATGATTTATTCAATGAAAAAATCGGTAAAATCAAGCAGCAACGAAGTGATGAGCTGGAGCGTTGGAAAGAACAGGAGCGTGATGATCGATGA
- the fliP gene encoding flagellar type III secretion system pore protein FliP (The bacterial flagellar biogenesis protein FliP forms a type III secretion system (T3SS)-type pore required for flagellar assembly.) translates to MNDLLSVFSESDPGNVSTSVTLLFLLTVLSLAPSLLILMTSFARIVIVLSFTRTALATNQMPPNQVIIGLALFLTFFIMAPTFQQVNEQALQPLFDEEINLEEAYERATIPFKQFMAQHTRQKDLELFIEYNQAEYPDSIEEIPMTLLVPAFALSEIKTAFQMGFMIFIPFLVIDMVVASTLMSMGMMMLPPVMISLPFKILLFVLVDGWYLVMKSLLQSF, encoded by the coding sequence ATGAATGACCTTCTTTCCGTGTTTTCTGAAAGTGATCCGGGAAATGTATCCACATCGGTTACGCTGTTATTCCTGTTAACCGTTCTCTCTTTAGCGCCGAGCCTGTTAATATTAATGACTTCATTTGCGCGTATCGTCATCGTTCTGTCGTTTACTAGGACAGCCCTTGCCACGAACCAGATGCCGCCAAACCAGGTAATTATCGGGTTGGCATTGTTTCTGACATTCTTTATTATGGCTCCGACATTCCAGCAAGTAAACGAGCAAGCATTACAGCCGCTCTTTGATGAAGAAATTAATTTGGAAGAGGCATATGAACGGGCAACAATTCCGTTTAAACAATTTATGGCTCAGCATACAAGACAAAAAGATCTGGAACTTTTTATCGAATATAATCAGGCGGAGTATCCGGATTCCATTGAGGAAATTCCGATGACACTGCTCGTACCTGCATTTGCGTTAAGTGAAATTAAAACAGCTTTTCAAATGGGCTTTATGATCTTCATTCCGTTTTTAGTTATTGATATGGTAGTCGCAAGTACACTGATGTCAATGGGGATGATGATGCTGCCTCCGGTAATGATTTCACTGCCATTTAAAATCTTATTATTTGTACTCGTCGATGGTTGGTATTTAGTGATGAAATCTTTACTTCAAAGTTTTTAG
- the fliQ gene encoding flagellar biosynthesis protein FliQ, which yields MTQEMVIAIAENAVFTILIVSGPLLLIALISGLIVSIFQATTSIQEQTLAFVPKIVAVLMAIIFFGPFMISKMTDYFHDILNNLVRYIG from the coding sequence GTGACACAGGAAATGGTCATTGCAATAGCAGAAAATGCAGTATTCACGATATTGATAGTTTCGGGACCATTACTATTAATTGCGCTTATCAGTGGTTTAATAGTCAGCATATTTCAGGCAACAACTTCAATTCAAGAACAGACATTGGCGTTCGTACCTAAAATCGTAGCGGTATTAATGGCGATTATTTTTTTTGGCCCGTTTATGATCAGTAAAATGACGGACTACTTTCACGATATTTTAAATAACCTAGTTCGGTATATTGGGTGA
- the fliR gene encoding flagellar biosynthetic protein FliR: protein MTELLPNLSILLLILVRVSAFFVSVPLFSYRTIPPQMRIILAVALAWMMYYTFDMEPFEINAFYLLLVLKEAIIGLMLGLAAMIIVSAVQIAGGFIDFQMGFAMANIIDPQTGAQSPLMGQFLNFLMLLLLLSINGHHLILDGIFYSYQFMPMDQFFPNFGEEGTALFIIKIFVSVFAIAFQMSAPIVATLFLVTLALGITGKTVPQMNIFVIGFPIKIAVGFLVLMVTMGVLIGVMKELIEFMIISLRDLMVILGGG, encoded by the coding sequence ATGACAGAATTACTGCCGAATTTATCAATATTGCTATTAATTTTAGTACGTGTTTCTGCATTTTTCGTCTCCGTTCCTTTATTTTCATATCGTACAATCCCACCGCAAATGCGCATTATATTAGCTGTCGCTTTAGCGTGGATGATGTATTACACGTTTGATATGGAGCCATTTGAAATTAATGCGTTCTACTTGCTGCTCGTTTTAAAAGAGGCGATTATCGGGCTGATGCTAGGATTGGCCGCGATGATCATCGTTTCCGCAGTTCAAATAGCAGGCGGATTTATCGATTTCCAGATGGGTTTTGCGATGGCGAATATTATCGATCCGCAAACAGGTGCCCAGTCTCCGTTAATGGGACAGTTTTTAAACTTTTTAATGCTTTTATTATTGTTGTCAATAAATGGTCATCATCTTATTTTAGATGGGATTTTTTATAGTTATCAGTTTATGCCGATGGATCAGTTTTTCCCGAATTTCGGTGAAGAAGGAACCGCACTGTTTATTATAAAAATATTTGTTTCTGTTTTTGCCATAGCATTTCAAATGTCAGCTCCAATAGTTGCAACATTATTTTTAGTAACGTTAGCGTTAGGAATTACAGGGAAAACGGTACCGCAAATGAACATATTTGTAATCGGATTCCCGATCAAAATTGCAGTAGGGTTTCTCGTATTGATGGTGACAATGGGTGTATTAATAGGAGTTATGAAGGAGCTAATTGAGTTTATGATTATTTCTTTACGTGACTTGATGGTTATTTTAGGTGGTGGCTAA
- the flhB gene encoding flagellar biosynthesis protein FlhB — MDRKLLINVDLQFFAGEKTEKATPKKRQDSRKKGQVLKSQDVTAAVLLLLSFFFLLFFAPFMYEGMRDFLLQALNRNMLIETLNAETVMDMYVESIKEMAIIVLPIMVIAIIAGIGANFFQFGLLFTTETLKIDLKKMDPIKGIKKIISVRAIVNLIKSLLKVTLIGTVTTVVIIVYLEDVLSLALHSPAEILATVAYLSAIMGIAASIMLVFIALFDYIYERYEYEKQLKMSKQDLKDEHKNAEGDPLIKSKIKQRQREMAMRRMMQEVPAADVVITNPTHFAIALKYDEDMMEAPKVVAKGTDFVAQKIKLIAKEHDVIMVENRPLARAMYDQVEIGQAVPEEFFKAVAEVLAYVYRIKRKI; from the coding sequence ATGGATAGAAAGCTATTGATTAATGTTGATCTTCAGTTTTTCGCAGGTGAAAAAACTGAAAAAGCAACACCGAAGAAAAGGCAGGATTCACGAAAAAAAGGACAAGTATTAAAAAGTCAGGACGTCACAGCCGCCGTATTACTCCTATTGTCATTTTTCTTTTTGCTTTTCTTTGCACCATTCATGTACGAAGGAATGAGAGATTTTTTACTGCAGGCACTTAACCGCAATATGCTAATTGAAACGCTGAATGCTGAAACTGTAATGGATATGTATGTTGAATCCATTAAAGAAATGGCAATTATCGTTCTGCCAATTATGGTCATTGCCATTATTGCAGGTATTGGAGCTAACTTTTTTCAGTTTGGCTTACTATTTACAACAGAAACTTTAAAAATAGATTTAAAGAAAATGGACCCTATTAAAGGGATCAAAAAGATTATATCTGTACGTGCAATCGTCAATTTAATTAAATCATTATTAAAAGTAACGTTGATCGGAACCGTGACAACCGTTGTCATTATTGTCTATTTGGAAGATGTATTATCGCTTGCATTACATAGCCCGGCAGAAATTTTAGCCACTGTCGCCTACTTGTCGGCGATTATGGGAATTGCCGCTTCGATTATGCTTGTCTTCATTGCATTGTTTGATTATATATATGAACGTTATGAATATGAAAAACAACTGAAGATGTCGAAACAGGATCTTAAAGATGAGCATAAAAATGCAGAAGGTGACCCGTTGATCAAGTCGAAAATTAAGCAGCGTCAACGCGAAATGGCAATGCGCAGAATGATGCAGGAAGTACCTGCTGCAGATGTCGTCATTACAAACCCGACCCATTTTGCCATTGCATTAAAATACGACGAAGATATGATGGAAGCACCGAAAGTTGTCGCAAAAGGAACCGACTTTGTTGCACAGAAAATAAAACTTATTGCAAAAGAACATGATGTCATTATGGTAGAAAATCGTCCGCTTGCCCGCGCGATGTACGACCAGGTGGAAATCGGCCAGGCTGTACCGGAAGAGTTTTTCAAAGCAGTTGCCGAAGTTCTTGCATATGTATACCGGATCAAACGCAAAATTTGA